A genomic stretch from Halobellus sp. LT62 includes:
- a CDS encoding DUF5785 family protein, with translation MDWPHDPDGEQGSEGRRKYGHAVIAKKIDENEDFPLSRDEFVAEYGDDPVRLDYERVVPLREIFENIEEAEFEDLVAMHKAVGRAMRENDQWFYEGAEQFVDANEA, from the coding sequence ATGGACTGGCCACACGACCCCGACGGCGAGCAGGGTTCGGAGGGTAGACGCAAGTACGGCCACGCCGTGATCGCGAAGAAGATCGACGAGAACGAGGACTTCCCGCTCTCGCGCGATGAGTTCGTCGCGGAGTACGGCGACGACCCGGTTCGGCTGGACTACGAGCGCGTTGTCCCGCTCCGAGAGATCTTCGAGAACATCGAGGAAGCGGAGTTCGAGGACCTCGTCGCGATGCACAAGGCGGTCGGCCGCGCGATGCGCGAGAACGACCAGTGGTTCTACGAAGGGGCCGAGCAGTTCGTCGACGCGAACGAAGCCTGA